From Chryseobacterium shandongense, the proteins below share one genomic window:
- a CDS encoding HD domain-containing protein, with amino-acid sequence MIKEIEELLYNKTLGKQSDILFAHWNYDKKIIPSALNAVSNLFPHYSLHDESHSETIINNIVRVIGFENIKKLSAIDLWLILEASYSHDLGMVVTSDELVKALASNEFLDFFKDLKEDSKNGLHEFANQFEIENNKIKYKHDELNLEYHDGIKFILAEFFRRSHSDRSKEIIVNPTREVSLATPRGVIPNRIFKILGDICSSHTKDFDDVMKLPISEVGIDVEDAHPRLIACMLRIGDLLDLDNNRFSEVMLRTLSKIPIDTLNHKTKHLSIESFRVDNQKIEVFAKCNDYDVANITQHWFNYLDSEIRTQMINWNDIVPFKDFGYLPTIGTLKVELDKYEYLDGKKKPKFSVDTDKALSLLQGAGLYEHSYQSIRELLQNAVDSTLIRIWLEHRDDYEFKTPQDENFLKFLKNHPIEIFIEESEIIDNEKTFLISIKDNGTGISTEDLKFLMNTGSSSKNRKKINIVEQMPEWLSPSGIFGIGFQSIFMLTDEIIIETKSYFTEEFQRIELHSPNSNKDGAVLIQKIKTDHSVKPGSTIYLTYKTDAIPQSWSIKTKQKNAMIIAENFDPLTNESLDISLGIITDEILEFENACIVPIKLFINSEQYHFRKKEQNYFKFFEPLNSLEINLSANLMFNNIETFYKNQYVENQFTKLLFLDLDINIHKQKASEILTLNRNKIKSESLNDLFCEILISTFELITKNFDDIFDTDLDKQIASMFLQYYKNEFDFLNSYDISHFQQWKYFEVQMSDQSKEKLFDLIQNLKKLHLRFDGEYLFPPKDILKFENNNLTIISSSQAVNSPISSFIFSMVENEIKGVENFEHSSSRSLNAVEFILKENADEFFPTNKYIEIIKNSLHWNRSSRKIIPCLKKYYKLRLKKDVTIPYLRSYRLSHTISFDYPKMASPFLVTENYDDEIKEEYNVSIGLNDKVYDWVFENRFDKTTTKDDIIKAYDEFVKEFSLDSLKSNTTESRTESIE; translated from the coding sequence ATGATTAAAGAAATTGAAGAGTTGCTATATAACAAAACTTTAGGTAAACAAAGTGATATTCTATTTGCACATTGGAATTATGATAAAAAAATAATTCCATCCGCATTAAATGCTGTTTCTAATTTATTCCCGCATTATAGTCTTCATGATGAATCCCATTCAGAAACTATAATAAATAATATTGTTCGTGTTATTGGATTTGAAAATATAAAAAAGTTGTCTGCAATAGACTTGTGGTTGATTCTTGAGGCGAGTTATAGCCATGATTTAGGAATGGTTGTTACAAGTGACGAATTAGTTAAAGCATTAGCCTCTAATGAATTTTTAGATTTCTTCAAAGATCTAAAAGAAGATTCAAAAAATGGTTTACATGAATTTGCAAATCAGTTCGAAATTGAGAATAATAAAATCAAGTATAAGCACGATGAATTAAACTTAGAATATCATGATGGAATAAAATTTATATTAGCCGAATTTTTCCGAAGATCTCATTCTGATAGATCAAAAGAAATAATTGTAAATCCTACACGTGAAGTGTCTTTAGCTACCCCAAGAGGAGTAATCCCAAATCGTATATTTAAAATACTTGGTGATATTTGTTCTTCCCATACAAAAGATTTTGACGATGTTATGAAACTGCCTATTTCCGAAGTAGGTATTGACGTTGAAGATGCACATCCCAGACTAATTGCATGTATGCTTAGAATAGGTGATTTATTAGATTTAGATAATAATCGTTTTTCTGAAGTTATGCTAAGAACATTAAGTAAAATACCTATAGATACATTAAATCATAAAACCAAGCATCTTTCAATAGAATCTTTTAGAGTTGATAATCAAAAAATAGAAGTTTTTGCAAAATGCAATGATTATGATGTAGCAAATATCACTCAGCATTGGTTTAATTATTTAGATTCTGAAATAAGAACACAAATGATTAACTGGAACGACATTGTCCCCTTTAAGGACTTTGGATATCTTCCCACAATTGGAACCTTAAAAGTGGAGTTGGATAAATACGAATATTTAGATGGTAAAAAGAAACCTAAATTTTCAGTTGACACTGACAAAGCGTTATCACTTCTACAAGGAGCTGGCTTATATGAGCATTCATATCAATCGATTAGGGAATTATTACAAAATGCAGTAGATTCCACCTTGATTCGAATTTGGTTAGAACACAGAGATGATTATGAATTTAAAACTCCTCAAGATGAAAACTTTTTAAAGTTTCTAAAAAATCATCCAATTGAAATATTTATTGAAGAAAGCGAAATTATAGATAATGAAAAGACATTTTTAATAAGCATAAAAGATAATGGCACTGGTATTTCAACAGAAGATTTAAAATTCTTAATGAACACTGGCAGCTCTTCTAAAAATAGAAAAAAAATTAATATAGTCGAGCAAATGCCAGAATGGCTAAGTCCCTCAGGAATATTTGGAATAGGATTTCAAAGCATTTTCATGCTGACTGATGAAATTATCATTGAAACAAAAAGTTATTTTACTGAAGAATTTCAGAGAATAGAATTGCATAGTCCAAACAGTAATAAAGATGGAGCTGTTTTAATACAAAAAATAAAGACAGACCATAGTGTAAAGCCAGGATCAACAATTTATTTAACTTATAAAACAGATGCAATTCCACAAAGTTGGTCGATAAAAACTAAGCAAAAAAATGCAATGATTATTGCCGAGAACTTTGATCCTCTTACAAATGAATCACTCGACATTAGCCTAGGAATTATAACTGACGAGATTTTGGAATTTGAAAACGCTTGTATTGTTCCAATAAAATTGTTTATTAATTCAGAACAATATCATTTTAGAAAAAAAGAACAGAATTATTTTAAATTTTTTGAACCTTTAAATTCGCTTGAAATAAACCTTTCAGCAAACTTAATGTTCAACAATATCGAAACATTCTACAAAAACCAATATGTTGAAAATCAATTTACAAAATTATTATTTTTAGATCTAGATATTAATATTCACAAACAAAAGGCGAGTGAAATCTTAACATTAAACAGAAATAAAATTAAATCAGAATCTTTAAATGATCTATTTTGTGAAATTTTGATTAGTACTTTTGAATTGATTACAAAAAATTTTGACGATATCTTTGATACTGATTTAGACAAACAGATTGCTAGCATGTTTTTACAATATTATAAGAACGAATTTGATTTTCTAAATTCCTACGATATTTCACATTTTCAACAGTGGAAGTACTTTGAAGTACAAATGAGTGATCAATCAAAAGAAAAATTATTTGATTTAATACAAAACCTTAAAAAATTACATCTTAGATTTGATGGAGAATACTTATTCCCTCCTAAGGATATTTTAAAATTTGAAAACAACAATCTAACTATTATATCATCTAGCCAAGCTGTTAATTCACCTATATCCTCATTTATTTTTTCAATGGTTGAAAATGAGATTAAAGGCGTTGAAAATTTCGAACATTCATCAAGCCGATCATTAAATGCTGTAGAATTTATCTTAAAGGAGAATGCCGATGAGTTTTTTCCAACTAATAAATATATCGAAATTATTAAAAATTCACTTCATTGGAATAGATCATCAAGAAAAATAATTCCATGTTTAAAAAAATACTATAAATTGAGATTAAAAAAAGATGTAACAATTCCATACCTACGAAGCTACCGCTTAAGTCACACAATAAGTTTTGATTATCCAAAAATGGCATCTCCATTTTTAGTAACAGAAAATTATGATGATGAAATAAAAGAGGAGTATAATGTTTCAATTGGGTTAAATGATAAGGTTTACGATTGGGTTTTTGAGAATAGATTTGACAAAACAACAACTAAGGATGATATAATTAAAGCATATGATGAGTTTGTAAAAGAGTTTTCATTAGATTCTTTAAAATCAAATACGACTGAATCAAGAACAGAAAGTATTGAGTAA
- a CDS encoding choice-of-anchor L domain-containing protein, whose product MKRYLLLFSLFAVSSSSLFYSQNITPRKPQKEKASSLTMKAGAFIDVNAAGYAPSDYTPLQLVKDVLISSGTNSCVTPTVSNVQVSPNLPATNAQRSWGYFHKGTTNFPFQDGIVLSTGYANKAGNNYISSTLGDDLPTGSDPDLVAATNPSATLNDAVILEFDFVPTSSQVKFNYLFASEEYTGSFPCSFSDAFALLLRPTAGGPYVNMAILPAPGTGPVSVTNIHPQDSFTGFDMGCGAPNVSFFGGYNTSNIETNFNGRTVPLQATATVVPGQSYHFKMVLADAIDSSYDSAVFLEGGSFNIGVELLDPNGGTLPEEINVCDNIPQVITASVNDPNMNYQWFYNGVAIQGATTPTITATQPGNYEIQVTFPGNPCPGKASIKINGGTTPAAVDASLLLCSTPDVTWFDLTDAMPSISTTPGAVFTFYEDQADALAQNDDNIQDILHYNGNDGQVLYVVVSNGGFCSKMVELTLLKETRPTVSLVASKLKVCPGSTVELTATGGSTYEWANFQGTGNVQTATVYTTTTFSVYALGAKGCQSSLPAKVTVEVVPELTSPLRDVEMCQGDRITLDAGAGPNYSYLWSTGEITQTINVDNWGVYTVKIDNGYCEKTFTVNVLGAASPFVSNVDYSNNTLTITAEVPTINNIPQTAEYSIDGGISWQDSNVFTNVQDNATYNIQVRSVGTHCVGALEFFTFQVKNIITPNDDGINDTLDLTALGGFNNFTGSIYDRYGSEMFRFSKENPIWNGTVGGKKLPTATYWYKFNFQYPKTKVNMSQSGWIMLKNRE is encoded by the coding sequence ATGAAGAGATACCTACTATTGTTTTCCTTATTTGCGGTCTCGTCGTCGAGTCTCTTTTATTCACAGAACATTACTCCCAGAAAGCCTCAGAAAGAAAAGGCATCTAGTTTAACAATGAAAGCTGGAGCTTTTATTGATGTAAATGCTGCCGGATATGCACCATCAGATTATACTCCTTTGCAATTGGTAAAAGATGTATTGATTTCGTCCGGAACAAACTCTTGTGTGACACCAACTGTATCCAATGTTCAGGTAAGCCCAAATTTACCAGCTACAAATGCTCAGAGATCTTGGGGTTATTTTCACAAAGGAACAACTAACTTTCCTTTTCAAGATGGTATTGTGCTTTCTACAGGATATGCAAATAAAGCAGGAAATAACTATATAAGTTCTACGTTAGGAGATGATTTGCCTACCGGAAGTGATCCGGATCTTGTAGCTGCCACAAATCCATCTGCTACGCTTAATGATGCCGTAATCTTAGAGTTTGATTTCGTTCCGACCTCTTCTCAGGTGAAATTCAATTATTTGTTTGCCTCTGAAGAATACACAGGATCGTTTCCTTGTAGCTTCTCCGATGCCTTTGCATTATTGTTAAGGCCGACAGCCGGGGGACCTTATGTAAATATGGCGATATTACCCGCGCCTGGTACAGGACCGGTAAGTGTTACCAATATCCATCCACAGGATAGTTTTACCGGGTTTGATATGGGTTGTGGAGCGCCAAACGTTAGTTTTTTCGGAGGATATAACACATCTAATATTGAAACCAACTTTAATGGTAGAACAGTTCCTTTACAGGCAACTGCGACAGTAGTTCCGGGACAGTCTTACCACTTTAAAATGGTTTTGGCAGATGCTATTGACAGCAGCTATGATTCTGCAGTATTCCTGGAGGGGGGATCATTTAATATTGGTGTTGAATTATTAGACCCTAATGGAGGCACTTTACCGGAAGAAATCAATGTATGTGATAATATTCCACAGGTGATTACAGCTTCTGTAAATGACCCGAACATGAATTACCAATGGTTCTATAACGGTGTCGCCATTCAGGGAGCAACAACGCCTACAATTACTGCAACTCAGCCAGGTAATTATGAAATTCAGGTAACATTCCCTGGAAATCCTTGTCCCGGAAAAGCAAGTATCAAAATTAACGGCGGAACAACTCCGGCGGCTGTTGATGCTTCATTGTTGCTTTGTTCAACTCCGGATGTAACTTGGTTTGACCTTACGGATGCCATGCCGTCTATCAGTACAACTCCGGGGGCAGTATTTACTTTTTATGAAGATCAGGCAGATGCATTGGCGCAGAACGATGATAACATTCAGGATATTTTACATTACAACGGTAATGATGGACAGGTTCTTTATGTAGTGGTTTCAAATGGTGGTTTCTGTAGTAAAATGGTTGAATTAACATTATTGAAAGAAACAAGACCAACAGTAAGTTTAGTTGCATCAAAACTGAAAGTTTGTCCAGGATCAACAGTAGAACTTACTGCAACGGGAGGATCAACTTATGAATGGGCAAATTTCCAGGGAACCGGAAATGTGCAAACGGCAACTGTTTACACAACTACAACGTTCTCAGTATATGCATTAGGAGCGAAAGGATGTCAGTCTTCATTACCTGCTAAAGTAACAGTGGAAGTTGTTCCGGAGCTTACTTCGCCACTCAGAGACGTGGAAATGTGTCAGGGAGACAGAATTACTCTTGATGCAGGAGCGGGACCTAATTACAGCTATCTGTGGAGCACCGGTGAAATTACCCAAACTATTAATGTAGATAACTGGGGCGTTTATACGGTGAAAATTGATAATGGATATTGCGAAAAAACTTTTACGGTAAATGTCTTGGGTGCAGCTTCTCCATTCGTTTCGAATGTTGATTACAGCAACAATACCTTAACCATTACTGCGGAGGTTCCTACGATTAATAATATTCCACAAACTGCAGAATATTCTATTGACGGAGGTATTTCATGGCAGGATTCTAATGTATTCACCAACGTTCAGGATAATGCAACATATAACATTCAGGTGAGATCCGTAGGAACACATTGTGTTGGAGCGCTCGAATTCTTTACTTTCCAAGTGAAAAATATTATCACTCCTAATGATGACGGTATTAATGATACGCTTGATCTTACAGCTCTTGGAGGATTCAATAATTTTACAGGATCTATTTACGACCGTTATGGTTCGGAAATGTTCAGGTTCTCCAAAGAAAATCCGATCTGGAATGGTACTGTTGGTGGTAAGAAATTGCCAACTGCAACATACTGGTATAAATTTAATTTCCAGTATCCGAAAACAAAAGTCAATATGAGCCAGTCTGGCTGGATCATGCTTAAGAACAGAGAATAA
- a CDS encoding choice-of-anchor L domain-containing protein, producing MLNRRTRNLLLALFLVFTGSLVFAQDRQSKVSAKKPTAASMKAGAFIDVNAAGYPESAYSITQLVKDVLISGGSTCSAANISNVVVSPNLAVTDQNRSWGYFNKATTNFPFAKGIVLTTGYARKTGNNFQGTLSDVLSSGGDVDLATALNVNNANLRDATYIEFDFVPASTKVSFRYLFASKEYQSNFTCSISDGFALLLKKVGDPNYTNLALLPNGDPVSVTNIIPASLPCGPKNVQYFAGINNPQVETNFDGRTVPLTATATVVPGETYHFKMVLADYQDSNFDSAVFLEAGSFDIGVQLLNPAGVALPASINVCDNAPQTFTASVQGGGATYQWLLGNNPIPGATNASYTAIQPGVYTVQVFLPGNTCPGTASITIVGGTSPTVQNSTLTACYTQGNATFNLTSAQTSISTTPGATFSYYVNQADASAGNSNTIANSTAFPSPGQTIYVLVKNGFCSKVAELQLIKAPQITATIATPSILTCTNSQITLNASGSTYPAGSTFAWTTTNGNIVSGANTLNPVVNTAGTYTLTISNTYQPGNLTCTATANVTVTGDSAPPTTGLTASKLLICSGESVTLTASGGATYNWTALPGNGNTQTVSPITTTTYTVTAVGSNGCVSQTPATITIEVSQPITVQNATLFKCYQTGGINYDLTEAQPQISTAPGVTFSYYLNVADANAGNTNTIANPTLFNSAGNQTIYVLVVNGGCRYVVNLQLLATPQTTLTIAQPQQITCNTPQVTLNASASVIPTGSTIAWTTTGGGNIVSGANTLTPVVSAGGTYTLTVNNVNQPGNLNCSYTSNITVTQNTTLPVATVTSPVQQICPGESVTLTASGGASYNWVNLTGNGNTQVVSPANTTVYQVFAVGANGCVSANPATITIAVGPPVAILAASKSKICVGESVTLTATGGVTYEWVGLPGNGSTQVVAPTVTTTYSVYALGGNGCKVENPTSITIEVVPAIESTLKDVYACVGDSGILDAGSGPNYTYLWNTGATTQTISVNTPGTYSVTISNGTCSKVFSAQLINPALPQFTNVTYENQILTISATNPTGGELEYSSNGGVTWQASNIFYNMLDNNNYTLMVRVKDAKCGNTLSFFTFVVINAITPNSDGKNDTVDFSGISKYNNFAASIFDRYGQEVFKASKNDTSWNGLLRGSLILPTATYWYRVQWENPASKKLEMRSGWILLKNRN from the coding sequence ATGTTAAATAGGAGGACAAGAAATTTACTTTTGGCTTTATTTTTAGTTTTTACAGGATCTCTTGTATTTGCACAGGATAGGCAAAGTAAGGTTTCTGCTAAAAAACCTACTGCAGCGAGTATGAAGGCGGGGGCTTTTATTGATGTGAATGCCGCCGGTTATCCGGAATCAGCCTACAGTATAACGCAATTGGTAAAAGATGTGCTAATCAGCGGTGGTTCAACATGTTCAGCTGCCAATATAAGTAATGTAGTTGTATCTCCGAATTTGGCAGTTACCGATCAGAATAGAAGCTGGGGTTATTTTAATAAAGCGACTACCAATTTCCCATTTGCCAAAGGTATCGTACTTACCACCGGATATGCCAGAAAAACAGGAAATAATTTTCAGGGAACTTTAAGTGATGTGCTATCTTCAGGTGGAGATGTTGATCTTGCTACAGCCTTAAATGTTAATAATGCAAATTTAAGAGACGCAACTTATATAGAATTTGATTTTGTGCCTGCTTCTACGAAAGTTTCGTTCAGGTATTTATTTGCCTCCAAAGAATATCAGAGTAACTTTACTTGCAGTATTTCAGATGGATTTGCTCTATTGCTGAAAAAAGTAGGAGATCCTAATTATACAAATTTAGCACTGCTTCCCAACGGAGATCCTGTAAGTGTTACCAATATTATTCCCGCGAGTTTACCTTGTGGGCCTAAAAATGTTCAGTATTTTGCGGGAATAAATAATCCTCAGGTTGAAACAAATTTTGACGGGCGTACCGTTCCACTAACTGCAACAGCAACAGTAGTTCCCGGAGAAACATATCATTTTAAAATGGTTTTAGCGGATTATCAGGATTCAAACTTCGATTCAGCTGTTTTTCTTGAAGCAGGATCTTTTGATATTGGTGTCCAGTTATTAAATCCCGCAGGAGTAGCACTTCCTGCATCAATCAATGTTTGTGATAACGCTCCGCAAACATTTACAGCATCAGTTCAGGGAGGTGGTGCTACCTATCAGTGGTTATTGGGAAATAATCCTATTCCTGGGGCAACAAATGCATCTTATACTGCAATACAGCCTGGAGTATATACAGTTCAGGTATTTTTACCAGGCAACACATGCCCGGGAACTGCTTCTATCACCATCGTAGGAGGAACCTCACCTACCGTGCAAAATTCTACGTTAACGGCGTGTTATACCCAGGGAAATGCCACTTTTAATCTAACTTCTGCACAGACCTCAATTAGCACAACGCCAGGAGCGACTTTTAGTTATTATGTTAACCAAGCAGATGCTTCGGCAGGAAATAGTAATACGATTGCAAATTCTACAGCATTTCCTAGTCCCGGCCAAACAATATATGTTTTGGTAAAAAACGGATTCTGTTCAAAAGTTGCAGAATTACAATTGATCAAAGCACCGCAGATAACTGCTACTATTGCAACACCATCCATATTAACCTGCACCAACTCACAAATCACGTTGAACGCTTCAGGTTCTACTTACCCAGCAGGATCTACATTCGCATGGACAACAACAAACGGAAATATCGTATCTGGAGCTAATACCCTTAATCCAGTAGTAAATACAGCAGGAACCTATACCTTAACAATTTCAAATACATATCAGCCAGGAAACTTGACGTGTACTGCGACGGCAAATGTAACCGTAACAGGAGATAGTGCTCCTCCAACAACAGGTTTAACGGCTTCTAAACTATTAATTTGTTCTGGAGAATCCGTAACATTAACAGCATCCGGTGGAGCTACCTATAACTGGACAGCTCTTCCGGGAAATGGAAATACCCAAACTGTTTCACCAATTACAACGACAACTTACACGGTTACGGCAGTCGGTTCCAATGGTTGTGTGTCTCAGACACCGGCAACTATTACAATAGAGGTTTCTCAGCCGATTACAGTTCAGAATGCAACATTATTTAAATGTTATCAGACTGGCGGAATTAACTATGATCTAACAGAAGCGCAGCCTCAGATTTCCACTGCTCCAGGTGTAACATTCTCTTATTATCTGAATGTTGCTGATGCCAATGCAGGAAATACAAATACCATAGCCAACCCTACATTGTTTAACAGCGCAGGAAATCAGACAATCTATGTTCTCGTTGTAAACGGAGGGTGCAGGTATGTAGTAAATCTACAGCTTTTGGCAACTCCTCAAACGACTTTAACAATTGCTCAGCCTCAACAGATCACCTGTAATACCCCACAAGTTACACTAAACGCTTCAGCTTCTGTAATTCCAACAGGATCCACCATTGCCTGGACTACAACCGGTGGGGGAAATATCGTTTCCGGAGCGAATACATTAACACCTGTTGTCAGTGCAGGAGGAACTTATACATTAACGGTAAACAATGTAAATCAGCCTGGAAATTTAAATTGTAGCTATACTTCAAATATTACAGTAACACAAAATACTACGCTTCCGGTAGCAACGGTAACATCTCCAGTACAACAAATTTGCCCTGGTGAATCTGTTACCTTAACAGCATCAGGAGGCGCTTCCTACAATTGGGTTAATCTTACAGGAAACGGAAACACCCAAGTCGTTTCTCCTGCTAATACTACGGTATATCAGGTTTTTGCGGTAGGTGCAAATGGTTGTGTGTCTGCGAATCCTGCTACTATAACCATCGCGGTAGGTCCACCTGTGGCCATACTGGCAGCATCAAAATCTAAAATTTGTGTAGGAGAATCAGTTACTTTAACAGCTACAGGCGGTGTTACTTATGAATGGGTAGGATTGCCGGGGAACGGAAGTACACAGGTGGTAGCCCCAACTGTTACCACTACATATTCTGTATATGCATTAGGTGGAAACGGGTGTAAAGTAGAAAATCCTACATCAATTACGATTGAAGTTGTGCCTGCTATTGAATCAACACTTAAGGATGTGTATGCATGTGTCGGTGATTCCGGAATTCTGGATGCAGGTTCAGGACCAAATTATACTTATTTATGGAACACGGGAGCAACTACCCAAACGATTTCTGTAAATACTCCAGGTACATATTCCGTAACAATCAGCAATGGTACGTGTTCCAAAGTGTTTAGTGCTCAGCTGATCAATCCTGCACTCCCGCAGTTTACAAACGTTACTTACGAAAATCAGATTTTAACAATATCAGCGACAAATCCTACAGGAGGGGAACTTGAATATTCTTCAAATGGAGGGGTCACGTGGCAAGCTTCCAACATTTTTTATAATATGCTGGATAATAACAATTACACCCTAATGGTTCGTGTGAAAGATGCAAAATGTGGTAATACATTGTCATTCTTTACATTCGTCGTTATTAATGCGATTACTCCTAATTCCGATGGTAAGAATGATACTGTAGATTTTTCCGGTATCAGCAAGTATAATAATTTTGCAGCTTCTATATTCGACAGGTATGGGCAGGAGGTATTTAAAGCAAGTAAAAATGATACTAGCTGGAACGGATTGTTACGAGGAAGCCTTATACTTCCTACTGCCACATATTGGTATAGAGTACAATGGGAAAATCCTGCAAGTAAGAAACTCGAGATGCGAAGCGGATGGATTTTGTTGAAAAATAGAAATTAG